Proteins encoded in a region of the Rhodococcus sp. SBT000017 genome:
- the rpmA gene encoding 50S ribosomal protein L27 yields the protein MAHKKGASSSRNGRDSNAQRLGVKRFGGQTVGAGEILVRQRGTHFHPGVNVGRGGDDTLFALAPGAVEFGAKRGRKTVNIVPVAVEA from the coding sequence ATGGCACATAAGAAGGGTGCATCAAGCTCCCGTAACGGTCGCGACTCGAACGCTCAGCGCCTCGGCGTCAAGCGTTTCGGCGGCCAGACCGTAGGCGCAGGCGAGATCCTGGTTCGTCAGCGCGGCACGCACTTCCACCCCGGCGTCAACGTCGGCCGTGGCGGCGACGACACCCTGTTCGCACTCGCCCCGGGCGCAGTCGAATTCGGTGCCAAGCGCGGTCGCAAGACCGTGAACATCGTTCCGGTCGCTGTAGAGGCCTAG
- a CDS encoding translation initiation factor IF-2 N-terminal domain-containing protein, translated as MADQSPPEDVQNENAGRTEPPGPVSSVETDAVSSAQPDTIELPTRLRVHALAKILGVTSKQLLVTLGELGIEARSAQSSLSRDVAESVRDSVNAPAAPTTDSSTAEPTPVPAPEEPAGEVPWSEPQLFTSAPAPEPKVAEPAATTDQPTATTFATPLFLQPAAVDAPATESTESPAEPPARRRRSRKAALKDDVANTESSADTDSGESAVTPETGAPEIPAVSTDRSSSSEADEPANAESSTDGDGDDDQSQPRRRRRGRRGRGRGRGEQSSDESTDENSDDDSDGDTETADSTDAESTDADSDESSASDGQQSNSGRRSRRSRTRSRTSDRQNSDATDSSDDTRTADSSAEDGDDESDSGAQDNYDDSDNGGSDGDGSSSRRRRRRRRRKTGAEAAAEGASSEDDPPNTVVHEREPRNKSRAPRDEVQGITGSTRLEAKRQRRRDGRDAGRRRPPILTESEFLARRESVDRVMVVREKATPDHPLTTQVAVLEDGVLVEHFVTSSATASMVGNVYLGRVQNVLPSMEAAFIDIGRGRNGVLYAGEVNWDAAGLGGNSRKIEQALKPGDQVLVQVSKDPVGHKGARLTTQLSLAGRFLVYVPGGSSTGISRKLPDTERKRLKEILRDIVPPEAGVIIRTAAEGVSEEELARDVTRLQAQWASIEERSANAETGKGVQPQTLYEEPDMLVKVIRDLFNEDFSKLVIEGDKAWTTTSNYVETVAPDMMERLHRYEADGSSVDVFAAHRIDEQLAKALDRKVWLPSGGTLVIDRTEAMTVVDVNTGKFTGSGGNLEETVTRNNIEAAEEVVRQMRLRDIGGMIVVDFIDMVLESNRDLVLRRLTESLGRDRTRHQVSEVTSLGLVQMTRKKLGTGLVEAFSTTCEHCQGRGIVVHPFPIDAKPDNDGGRSNSSRSESGNSGTSSRRRRGKDNKADGNDRSDGNDRASSNAQADGHDHPVVDPSIKRAHPVALAMAAHHDDVVADVSPADVEPQAPAEAPGGDAVVTVVSADDVDVAAATVADAETDVTAADSATETSATEAPADEPAAEPSVPVAPKARRGRRVARKAAAPTGTAPDAGMVIVVPATDDSVDATSSDQAGTAPDEASTPLTAAAEQPVEPVEVPAARPRRRRAAARPAGPPVDIDA; from the coding sequence GTGGCCGATCAAAGCCCGCCCGAAGATGTACAGAACGAAAACGCAGGACGTACGGAGCCCCCCGGCCCGGTGTCGTCTGTGGAAACCGACGCGGTGTCGTCAGCGCAACCCGACACCATCGAGCTGCCGACCAGGCTGCGCGTTCACGCATTGGCCAAGATCCTGGGCGTCACCAGCAAGCAGCTGCTCGTCACCCTCGGTGAGCTCGGCATCGAAGCGCGCAGTGCTCAGTCGAGCCTGAGCCGTGACGTTGCGGAGTCCGTTCGCGATTCGGTCAACGCCCCCGCAGCGCCGACAACCGATTCCTCGACTGCCGAGCCGACTCCGGTGCCTGCCCCCGAAGAGCCCGCAGGCGAGGTTCCGTGGTCCGAGCCGCAGCTGTTCACCAGTGCACCTGCACCGGAGCCGAAGGTTGCCGAGCCCGCGGCAACGACCGACCAGCCCACTGCGACGACCTTCGCCACCCCTCTGTTTCTGCAGCCCGCCGCCGTCGATGCGCCGGCGACGGAATCGACGGAGTCACCGGCCGAGCCCCCGGCTCGGCGTCGCCGCAGCCGCAAGGCCGCGCTCAAGGACGACGTGGCGAACACCGAGAGCAGCGCTGACACCGACAGTGGTGAGTCCGCAGTGACGCCGGAGACCGGTGCACCCGAGATCCCTGCCGTCTCGACCGACCGGTCCTCGTCTTCCGAGGCCGACGAGCCGGCCAACGCCGAGAGCTCGACCGACGGTGACGGCGACGACGATCAGTCTCAGCCTCGACGCCGTCGGCGCGGCCGTCGTGGTCGCGGACGTGGTCGCGGTGAGCAGTCCTCGGACGAGTCGACCGACGAGAACTCGGACGACGATTCCGACGGCGACACCGAGACCGCCGATTCGACCGACGCGGAGTCGACCGACGCCGACTCGGACGAGTCCTCGGCAAGCGACGGGCAGCAGTCGAACTCGGGACGACGCTCGCGTCGATCACGCACTCGCAGTCGTACCTCGGACCGGCAGAACTCCGATGCAACCGACTCATCCGACGACACGCGCACCGCAGACTCCTCGGCCGAGGACGGCGACGACGAGTCCGATTCGGGTGCTCAGGACAACTACGACGACTCCGACAACGGCGGTTCGGACGGGGACGGCTCCAGCAGCCGCCGTCGTCGTCGCCGTCGCAGGCGCAAGACCGGAGCGGAGGCCGCGGCCGAGGGCGCGTCGTCCGAGGACGATCCGCCCAACACGGTCGTGCACGAGCGTGAGCCGCGCAACAAGAGTCGGGCACCGCGGGACGAGGTCCAGGGAATCACGGGCTCGACGCGTCTCGAGGCCAAGCGTCAGCGCCGCCGCGACGGGCGCGATGCCGGCCGTCGTCGTCCGCCGATCCTCACCGAGTCCGAGTTCCTGGCGCGCCGCGAATCGGTCGACCGTGTCATGGTCGTGCGCGAGAAGGCGACACCGGATCACCCGCTGACCACACAGGTTGCCGTGCTCGAAGACGGTGTGCTCGTCGAGCACTTCGTCACCAGCAGTGCCACCGCGTCGATGGTCGGCAACGTCTACCTGGGCCGCGTACAGAACGTGCTGCCCAGCATGGAAGCAGCCTTCATCGACATCGGCCGTGGCCGCAACGGTGTGCTGTACGCAGGCGAGGTCAATTGGGACGCTGCGGGACTGGGCGGAAACTCACGGAAGATCGAGCAGGCTCTCAAGCCGGGCGATCAGGTTCTCGTCCAGGTCAGCAAGGATCCCGTCGGACACAAGGGTGCCCGCCTGACGACGCAGCTGTCGCTCGCGGGTCGCTTCCTCGTCTACGTGCCCGGCGGCAGTTCCACCGGCATCAGCCGCAAGCTGCCCGATACCGAGCGCAAGCGGCTCAAGGAAATCCTCCGCGACATCGTGCCGCCCGAGGCGGGCGTCATCATCCGCACCGCAGCGGAGGGCGTCAGCGAAGAAGAGCTCGCACGGGACGTGACTCGACTGCAGGCGCAGTGGGCCAGCATCGAAGAGCGCTCGGCCAACGCCGAAACCGGCAAGGGCGTGCAACCGCAGACGCTGTACGAAGAGCCCGACATGCTCGTCAAGGTCATCCGTGACCTGTTCAACGAGGACTTCTCCAAGCTGGTCATCGAGGGCGACAAGGCGTGGACGACGACGTCCAACTACGTCGAGACCGTGGCCCCGGACATGATGGAGCGGCTGCACCGATACGAGGCCGATGGCAGTTCTGTCGACGTCTTCGCCGCGCACCGCATCGACGAGCAGCTGGCCAAGGCCCTCGATCGCAAGGTCTGGCTGCCTTCCGGCGGCACCCTGGTGATCGATCGCACCGAGGCGATGACCGTTGTCGACGTCAACACCGGCAAGTTCACCGGTTCGGGTGGCAACCTCGAAGAGACGGTCACCCGCAACAACATCGAGGCGGCCGAGGAAGTCGTTCGCCAGATGCGTCTGCGTGACATCGGCGGCATGATCGTCGTCGACTTCATCGACATGGTGCTCGAGTCCAATCGCGATCTCGTACTGCGGCGCCTGACCGAGTCTCTCGGACGCGACCGGACTCGCCATCAGGTTTCCGAGGTGACCTCGCTCGGGCTGGTGCAGATGACCCGCAAGAAGCTCGGTACGGGGCTCGTCGAGGCGTTCTCCACCACGTGCGAGCACTGCCAGGGTCGCGGCATCGTCGTGCACCCGTTCCCCATCGACGCCAAGCCGGACAACGACGGCGGTCGGTCGAACTCGTCGCGGTCCGAATCCGGCAACTCGGGAACGAGCAGCAGGCGTCGACGTGGCAAGGACAACAAGGCCGACGGCAACGATCGCTCGGATGGCAACGACCGGGCCTCCTCGAACGCGCAGGCAGACGGTCACGATCACCCCGTGGTCGATCCGTCGATCAAGCGGGCGCATCCGGTGGCACTGGCCATGGCGGCGCATCACGACGACGTGGTGGCCGACGTCAGCCCCGCCGATGTCGAGCCACAGGCACCGGCCGAAGCTCCCGGCGGCGACGCAGTGGTGACCGTGGTCTCCGCCGACGACGTGGACGTCGCGGCCGCTACGGTGGCCGACGCCGAGACCGACGTCACGGCAGCCGACTCGGCCACCGAGACTTCGGCCACCGAGGCTCCGGCCGACGAGCCTGCTGCCGAGCCGTCCGTTCCGGTGGCACCTAAGGCTCGACGCGGACGGCGGGTGGCCCGCAAGGCTGCCGCGCCGACCGGCACAGCGCCCGACGCGGGCATGGTCATCGTCGTACCCGCGACGGACGACTCGGTGGACGCCACGTCCTCCGACCAGGCCGGGACGGCACCCGACGAGGCGTCGACACCGCTCACCGCGGCGGCCGAGCAGCCCGTGGAGCCGGTCGAGGTGCCTGCGGCACGTCCTCGCAGACGGCGCGCGGCAGCGCGGCCTGCAGGTCCTCCGGTGGACATCGATGCCTAG
- the rplU gene encoding 50S ribosomal protein L21 — MATYAIVKTGGKQYKVAVGDLVKVEKIEGAPGTAVSLAPVLVVDGSDLTTDADKLAKISVAGEIVEHTKGPKIRIHKFKNKTGYHKRQGHRQKLTVLKVTGIK; from the coding sequence ATGGCAACGTACGCGATCGTCAAGACCGGCGGAAAGCAGTACAAGGTCGCTGTTGGTGACCTCGTCAAGGTCGAGAAGATCGAGGGAGCGCCCGGCACTGCTGTCTCGCTTGCTCCGGTCCTCGTCGTAGACGGATCCGACCTGACCACAGATGCAGACAAGCTGGCGAAGATCTCGGTCGCCGGTGAGATCGTCGAGCACACCAAGGGCCCGAAGATCCGCATCCACAAGTTCAAGAACAAGACCGGATACCACAAGCGTCAGGGACATAGGCAGAAGCTCACTGTCCTCAAGGTCACCGGCATCAAGTAA